Proteins encoded in a region of the Sporocytophaga myxococcoides DSM 11118 genome:
- a CDS encoding HEPN domain-containing protein — MSTELQVNKELLDKINPEAKEDILELQTKIQSFRNLEMDQDKFRAFRLARGVYGQRQEGVQMIRIKLPFGKVSPLQLVRIADISDRYAAHNLHLTTRQDIQIHFVKLENSPKVWAELEEVGVTLREACGNTVRNITASSEAGIDPDELFDVTPYAHAAFKFFLRNPVCQEMGRKFKMSFSSSDKDSAFGFMHDLGFVPRVKTENGKEIRGFKVFLGGGLGAQPFLAHVAHEFLPEDQMIPFIETVIRVFDRHGERSKRHKARLKYLVNGIGFEAFMKLVEGEKKAIKCKSFIVDRDAVESTIPGPERAYPTTAPSDQQKYENWLKTNVFEQKQKGFYGVNVKQFLGDMPTDTAREFAAIVQKYASDDIRITVNQGWLLKFVRKEALTGLFNELDKLGLADPGFDSTVDITACPGTDTCNLAISSSTGISGELERMMKEEFPDLIFNKNIKIKISGCMNACGQHTIANIGFHGMSIKNGNYVLPAMQLLLGGGIEPDGTGSIADKVVKLPTKRCPDAVRVILADYDEFGFEGEYFNDYYRRQIAADKTYFYKKLKPLAELSTLTELDYIDWGHTEKYVTEVGVGECAGVMLDLVGTLIQETEDKLKWAKRAYDKGAYADSIYQSYVTFVSGAKALLTSENINCNTHIGIVKDFDTHFIAKGALQLDGGSFEKLVLKMSEQEPTQEFAKVYLSEVTDFLSKVRAYRAQKLLVNG, encoded by the coding sequence ATGAGCACAGAATTACAAGTAAACAAAGAATTATTAGACAAGATTAATCCTGAAGCTAAAGAGGATATTCTGGAATTGCAAACCAAGATCCAGTCATTCAGAAATCTTGAAATGGATCAGGATAAATTCAGAGCTTTCCGTTTGGCAAGAGGTGTATATGGTCAGCGTCAGGAAGGTGTTCAGATGATTCGTATAAAACTTCCTTTCGGAAAAGTTTCACCTTTACAGTTAGTTAGAATTGCAGATATTTCGGACCGTTATGCAGCTCACAATCTGCATTTGACAACGCGTCAGGATATTCAGATTCACTTTGTGAAGCTGGAAAATTCGCCCAAAGTATGGGCAGAACTGGAAGAGGTTGGTGTTACTTTGAGAGAGGCTTGTGGAAATACAGTTCGTAATATTACTGCTTCTTCTGAAGCTGGAATTGATCCGGATGAGTTGTTTGATGTAACTCCATATGCTCATGCTGCATTTAAGTTTTTCCTGAGGAATCCGGTTTGTCAGGAAATGGGAAGAAAATTTAAGATGTCTTTTTCTAGCAGCGATAAAGATTCTGCATTTGGTTTTATGCACGATCTTGGTTTTGTGCCAAGAGTGAAAACTGAAAATGGAAAAGAAATCAGAGGGTTTAAAGTATTCTTAGGAGGAGGGCTTGGTGCTCAGCCTTTCCTGGCCCATGTTGCTCATGAATTCTTACCGGAAGATCAGATGATTCCATTCATCGAAACGGTAATCAGAGTGTTTGACAGACATGGTGAAAGAAGTAAAAGGCATAAAGCTCGTTTGAAATATCTTGTAAACGGCATTGGGTTTGAAGCTTTCATGAAACTGGTAGAAGGAGAAAAGAAAGCTATAAAATGCAAGTCATTTATAGTTGACAGAGATGCGGTAGAATCTACTATTCCTGGTCCTGAGAGAGCTTATCCGACCACAGCTCCTTCAGATCAACAAAAATATGAAAACTGGTTAAAGACCAATGTTTTCGAACAAAAGCAAAAAGGATTTTATGGCGTAAATGTAAAGCAGTTCCTTGGTGATATGCCAACAGATACTGCAAGAGAATTTGCAGCCATAGTACAAAAATATGCTTCTGATGATATCAGAATTACAGTAAATCAAGGCTGGTTATTGAAATTTGTCAGAAAAGAAGCTTTGACAGGTTTGTTTAATGAGTTGGATAAACTTGGCCTTGCAGATCCCGGATTTGATAGTACTGTAGATATTACCGCATGCCCTGGTACAGACACGTGTAATCTGGCAATCAGCAGTAGTACAGGGATTTCAGGTGAACTTGAAAGAATGATGAAAGAGGAGTTTCCTGATCTTATCTTCAATAAAAATATCAAGATTAAAATCAGCGGTTGTATGAACGCTTGCGGTCAGCATACAATTGCGAATATAGGTTTTCATGGTATGTCCATTAAAAATGGAAACTATGTATTGCCAGCAATGCAATTGCTTCTGGGTGGTGGAATCGAGCCAGATGGAACAGGAAGTATAGCGGATAAAGTTGTAAAACTACCTACCAAAAGATGTCCTGATGCTGTCAGAGTAATCCTTGCAGATTATGATGAATTTGGATTTGAAGGAGAGTACTTCAATGATTATTACAGAAGACAAATTGCTGCAGATAAAACTTATTTCTATAAGAAATTAAAACCTCTGGCTGAGTTGTCTACGCTTACAGAGCTTGACTACATTGATTGGGGGCATACTGAAAAATATGTGACTGAGGTCGGAGTTGGTGAATGTGCCGGTGTAATGCTTGACCTTGTTGGTACTCTGATACAAGAAACAGAAGATAAATTGAAGTGGGCAAAAAGAGCTTATGACAAAGGTGCTTATGCTGACAGTATCTATCAGTCATATGTTACTTTTGTTAGTGGAGCAAAAGCACTGTTAACTTCAGAAAATATCAATTGCAATACACATATTGGGATCGTGAAAGATTTCGATACACACTTTATTGCTAAAGGTGCATTGCAATTAGACGGAGGTTCATTCGA
- a CDS encoding OsmC family protein, which produces MLIKLDRRNDAYHFEASNEQGNQVNIDASPAIGGQNLGARPMELLLMGLGGCSAIDVLSILKKQRVEVADFKIEINGEREPEAVPSLFQDIHIKFIVKGPVDTSKVEKAIVLSLDKYCSVAKTLEKTAKITWSLDVI; this is translated from the coding sequence ATGCTTATTAAACTAGACAGACGTAATGATGCTTACCATTTTGAAGCGTCCAACGAACAGGGAAACCAGGTAAACATTGATGCTTCTCCGGCTATTGGAGGGCAAAACCTGGGTGCAAGACCAATGGAATTACTCCTTATGGGATTAGGAGGTTGCAGTGCCATTGATGTTTTATCAATTCTAAAAAAACAAAGAGTAGAAGTTGCTGATTTCAAAATTGAAATCAACGGAGAAAGGGAGCCGGAAGCTGTCCCTTCTTTATTTCAGGACATCCATATCAAATTCATAGTAAAAGGGCCTGTTGACACTTCCAAAGTTGAAAAAGCTATTGTGTTGTCTCTTGACAAATATTGTTCAGTAGCCAAAACCCTTGAAAAAACGGCCAAAATTACCTGGTCGCTTGATGTAATCTAG
- a CDS encoding trans-sulfuration enzyme family protein, whose protein sequence is MEQQFDHFETNAIRNQMERSYNREHTAPIYMTSSFVFDDAEQARALFADEYPGNIYTRFSNPNNSEFIEKICQMEGAEDGFALASGMSAVFTSMAAFLKSGDHILVSRSVFGSTIQILTNIFTRWGITHTFADIDKPETWEGLIQKNTKMIMVETPSNPALDLIDLEWLGKLANKHNVILNVDNCFATPYLQQPLKWGAHIVNHSATKFIDGQGRAIGGIIVGSKELIKEVRFFSRHTGPALSPFNAWIFSKSLETLAVRMDRHCDNALKLAQYLENHPEIESVKYPFLKSHPQHALAKKQMKAGGGIVTFIIKGGVERGREFLNSCIMATNSANLGDSRTITTHPASTTHSKLTEQDRLAVGILPGLIRVSVGLENIEDIIKDIEQALEKSKASVAINN, encoded by the coding sequence ATGGAGCAGCAATTTGATCATTTTGAAACCAACGCGATTAGAAATCAGATGGAGAGATCTTATAACAGGGAGCATACTGCCCCTATTTATATGACCTCCAGTTTTGTATTTGATGACGCAGAGCAGGCACGTGCACTTTTTGCAGACGAATATCCTGGCAATATATATACACGTTTTTCCAATCCGAATAACAGTGAATTTATTGAAAAAATCTGCCAGATGGAAGGCGCTGAAGATGGCTTTGCCCTTGCATCCGGAATGTCCGCAGTATTTACCAGCATGGCTGCTTTCTTGAAATCTGGTGATCATATTCTAGTTTCCAGATCTGTTTTCGGATCTACCATTCAAATTCTTACCAACATTTTTACAAGGTGGGGAATCACTCACACATTTGCTGATATAGATAAGCCAGAGACCTGGGAAGGTTTAATACAAAAAAACACCAAAATGATTATGGTGGAAACTCCTTCTAATCCTGCGCTTGATCTGATAGATCTGGAGTGGCTGGGCAAACTTGCTAACAAACACAACGTTATTCTTAATGTTGACAATTGTTTTGCTACACCTTATCTACAACAGCCTCTAAAGTGGGGAGCTCATATTGTCAACCACTCAGCTACAAAGTTTATAGACGGACAAGGAAGAGCAATCGGAGGTATCATTGTCGGAAGCAAAGAATTAATCAAAGAAGTACGATTCTTCAGCAGACATACAGGACCAGCTTTATCACCATTCAATGCCTGGATCTTCTCTAAAAGCCTTGAAACTTTAGCAGTAAGAATGGACAGACACTGCGACAATGCATTAAAACTAGCCCAGTATCTTGAAAACCATCCTGAGATAGAATCTGTAAAATATCCTTTCTTAAAAAGCCATCCTCAACACGCACTTGCTAAAAAACAAATGAAAGCTGGCGGTGGAATAGTTACTTTCATTATAAAAGGTGGAGTGGAAAGAGGAAGAGAATTCCTTAATTCATGTATAATGGCAACAAACAGCGCTAACCTTGGTGATTCAAGAACCATTACAACACACCCAGCCTCTACCACACATTCCAAGCTGACTGAACAGGACAGACTTGCAGTGGGCATTCTTCCTGGATTAATAAGAGTTTCTGTCGGCCTTGAAAACATTGAAGATATTATCAAAGATATAGAACAAGCTCTTGAGAAATCTAAAGCGAGTGTAGCAATAAATAACTAA
- a CDS encoding peptidoglycan DD-metalloendopeptidase family protein, with protein sequence MHKKQLRIFILAAVIITSALILFFLLTINRSNNEIEALKEEQRIDTIEQLPPPAPVIQYGMNIDSLSIIEDKVKKNENFTSILQKYNVSKDVINQLITESKDKFKVSKIQAGKSYEVLRSKKDSVARGFIYYGDPTQTIVFKTTPLEVLVDQKATDTIERRTGGIITSSLYETLQQMNAPAVLAYELSKIFARKVDFFKIQQGDNFKIIFDEVTLEGQPLNVKRIQSVCFEHDNKKYYAFNFGKNGKDAFYDEEGNSLQQGGFLKSPLKFFRISSKFTKRRFHPVQKVFKAHLGTDYAAPTGTPIMSVADGVVTESRFAVFNGNYVKVKHNKTHTTQYLHMSRIAKGMKPGTKVKQGQVIGYVGSTGLASGPHVCFRFWENGKQIDGTKVKTIKGDPVKKSDMKQFKALKEEMLAGLDDISVTGEPQAKATDKSQNQFSK encoded by the coding sequence ATGCACAAAAAGCAATTAAGAATTTTCATTCTTGCAGCCGTAATTATAACATCCGCTCTGATTTTATTTTTTTTATTAACAATAAACAGATCGAACAACGAAATTGAAGCACTTAAAGAAGAGCAAAGGATTGATACAATAGAGCAACTCCCCCCTCCTGCTCCTGTTATCCAATACGGAATGAATATAGATTCTTTATCTATCATAGAAGATAAGGTAAAGAAGAATGAAAATTTCACTTCAATACTACAAAAGTATAATGTATCTAAAGATGTAATCAATCAGCTGATAACAGAATCAAAAGACAAATTCAAAGTAAGTAAAATACAGGCTGGTAAATCCTATGAAGTATTAAGATCTAAAAAAGACTCTGTCGCCAGAGGATTCATTTATTATGGAGATCCTACTCAGACTATCGTATTTAAAACTACTCCCCTAGAAGTATTGGTCGATCAGAAAGCTACTGATACCATAGAAAGAAGAACAGGAGGTATTATCACAAGTTCGCTTTACGAAACGCTTCAACAAATGAACGCTCCAGCTGTGCTGGCATATGAGCTTTCTAAAATTTTTGCAAGAAAAGTCGACTTCTTTAAAATACAACAAGGAGATAACTTCAAAATCATATTTGATGAAGTAACACTGGAAGGACAACCTCTTAATGTAAAGAGAATCCAATCTGTTTGTTTCGAACACGACAATAAAAAATATTATGCTTTTAACTTCGGCAAGAACGGCAAAGATGCCTTCTATGATGAGGAAGGTAATAGTCTCCAACAAGGTGGATTTTTAAAATCACCATTAAAATTCTTTCGAATAAGCTCCAAGTTTACTAAAAGAAGATTTCATCCGGTACAAAAAGTGTTCAAAGCTCACTTAGGAACTGATTATGCCGCACCTACAGGAACCCCAATAATGTCCGTAGCCGACGGAGTCGTTACCGAATCCAGGTTTGCAGTATTCAATGGGAACTATGTTAAAGTAAAACATAATAAAACTCATACAACTCAATACCTTCACATGTCACGCATAGCAAAGGGGATGAAACCAGGAACAAAAGTAAAACAGGGACAGGTAATAGGTTATGTTGGTAGTACAGGACTAGCAAGTGGACCACACGTATGTTTCCGCTTTTGGGAAAATGGAAAGCAAATAGATGGTACAAAAGTTAAAACCATTAAAGGGGATCCGGTGAAAAAATCTGACATGAAACAGTTCAAAGCCCTTAAGGAAGAAATGCTTGCCGGCCTGGATGATATAAGTGTAACAGGAGAGCCACAGGCCAAGGCCACTGACAAATCACAAAATCAATTTTCGAAATAA
- a CDS encoding DUF4199 domain-containing protein — protein sequence MDKRVSYGLISGSAAGIWLVVYYEYLYQISLSFSIVAYLILAAGIYLGSKKAKESIYNGKISFSQSVMAGVIISFFAGLSWGLFSYAYAKWINPDLGDFFVKETISSMQKSGLKPDEIAKQVENIKKGFSPGQQLFTTAFFTTLIGLMISLVVSIIIRNRDPHYPSMPDNQDKNKSDNDPTNDINLKEVK from the coding sequence ATGGATAAAAGAGTTTCATACGGCCTTATTTCAGGCTCAGCAGCAGGCATCTGGCTTGTTGTTTATTACGAATATTTATATCAAATATCACTATCTTTTAGTATTGTAGCATACCTGATTCTCGCTGCTGGTATTTACTTAGGCTCGAAAAAAGCGAAAGAATCAATTTACAATGGTAAAATTTCTTTTAGCCAGTCTGTAATGGCAGGTGTTATAATTTCATTTTTTGCCGGATTATCCTGGGGGTTATTTTCTTATGCTTATGCTAAATGGATCAATCCTGATCTTGGAGATTTTTTCGTAAAAGAGACCATTTCCAGCATGCAAAAAAGCGGCTTAAAACCTGATGAAATTGCAAAACAGGTCGAAAACATAAAAAAAGGGTTTTCACCTGGACAACAATTATTTACCACCGCCTTTTTTACTACCCTAATTGGTCTGATGATTTCACTTGTAGTATCTATCATTATAAGAAATAGAGACCCGCACTACCCTTCAATGCCTGACAATCAGGATAAAAATAAGTCTGATAATGACCCTACCAATGATATTAACTTAAAAGAGGTTAAATAA
- a CDS encoding DUF4197 domain-containing protein, translating into MNSLKTFASILLISGSTLSFGQINIGGVKVNVPTSLPTSNSAVSETEIINGLKEALTLGSKTASQNLNKLDGFYKNPKVKIPFPEDCQKVATELRKLGYGKKVDEFELTLNRAAEDASKEAATIFANSIKQMTLTDAKNILTGPDTAATGYLRKTTNSSLYSAFAPHITTALNKTTATKKWKELTTLYNKLPLVKKVDTDLTRYTTNKALKGLFLLVADEETKIRKDPAARVTDLLKKVFGS; encoded by the coding sequence ATGAACTCCTTAAAAACCTTTGCTTCAATACTTCTAATTTCCGGTTCAACCTTATCATTTGGTCAGATAAATATTGGCGGGGTAAAAGTAAATGTACCGACCAGCCTTCCCACCTCAAACAGTGCAGTTTCAGAAACGGAAATTATTAATGGCCTAAAAGAAGCTTTAACACTTGGATCAAAAACCGCTTCTCAAAATCTCAACAAACTTGATGGTTTTTATAAAAACCCAAAGGTTAAAATTCCTTTTCCAGAAGATTGTCAAAAGGTAGCTACTGAATTGCGTAAGCTTGGTTATGGCAAAAAAGTAGATGAATTTGAGCTTACGCTTAACAGAGCCGCAGAAGATGCTTCCAAAGAAGCTGCAACTATTTTCGCAAATTCCATTAAGCAAATGACTCTTACTGATGCCAAGAACATACTGACCGGCCCGGATACTGCTGCTACTGGATATTTAAGAAAAACGACCAATTCTTCTTTATATAGTGCATTTGCTCCACATATCACCACTGCACTCAATAAAACGACTGCAACAAAAAAGTGGAAAGAACTTACAACGCTTTACAATAAGCTTCCACTGGTAAAAAAGGTAGATACAGACCTGACCAGATATACTACTAATAAAGCCTTAAAAGGCCTATTCTTACTTGTTGCGGATGAAGAAACTAAAATCAGAAAAGACCCGGCAGCTAGGGTAACGGATTTGCTTAAAAAAGTATTTGGAAGTTAA
- a CDS encoding TerB family tellurite resistance protein translates to MFSLFESKKDKKFKQHLRNLVFLAKVDGKLNEVERDLIFRIGLKYGLKDYFIAELIEEVPDFDFRLPASDYERFDQIYDLVQLMVSDGIVDDHELDFCVDMAERLGFRKAVVGVLVRKISQGVSNGQNKDLIRKEAEAFLAN, encoded by the coding sequence ATGTTCTCTCTATTCGAGTCAAAAAAAGATAAAAAGTTTAAACAGCATTTGAGAAACCTGGTTTTTCTCGCCAAAGTAGATGGAAAGTTGAATGAAGTTGAAAGAGATTTAATTTTTAGAATAGGGCTTAAATATGGCTTGAAAGATTATTTCATTGCAGAGCTTATCGAAGAAGTTCCGGATTTCGATTTCCGTCTCCCTGCAAGTGATTATGAAAGATTTGATCAGATCTATGATCTTGTTCAGCTAATGGTTAGCGACGGCATAGTGGATGATCATGAACTTGATTTTTGTGTAGATATGGCAGAACGACTTGGCTTCAGAAAAGCAGTTGTCGGGGTGTTGGTAAGAAAAATTTCCCAGGGAGTAAGCAATGGCCAGAATAAAGACCTGATAAGAAAAGAAGCGGAAGCTTTTTTAGCTAATTAA
- a CDS encoding bifunctional GNAT family N-acetyltransferase/carbon-nitrogen hydrolase family protein, whose product MSKEKAKSPRGKKEQIEQHRLHLRNITLDDFEQIKEIMELVYSNAGGAWTKTELKSMLKHFPEGQIGIEDNGKLVAAAFSLIVDYAKYGDNHTYKQITGNGMLTTHDPDGDTLYGIDVFVHPEYQGLRLGRRLYDARKELCEKLNLRAIIAGGRIPGYKKISKKLSPKEYIDKVKNKEIVDPILTFQMANDFHVRKVMVNYLPDDIDSKSYATLLEWINVYYEPTDNKLFGGQKSIVRVGVVQWMMRPLKDFNDLMQNMEFFVDTVSGYKADFVIFPEFFNAPLMAQANKDSAADAVRVLAGYTEAVRDKLVSFALSYNINIIAGSMPLLQEDGLYNVSYLCKRDGTWDVQYKLHVTPDEASYWGMKGGNELKVFETDAGKVGILICYDVEFPELSRILAEEGINILFVPFWTDTKNSFLRVSRCAQARAIENECYVAISGSVGNLPGVENMDIQYAQSAVFSPSDFSFPHDAIIAEATTNSETTLVVDLDTDLLKKIRTSGTVRNLQNRRSDLYKVSWLKK is encoded by the coding sequence ATGTCCAAAGAAAAGGCAAAATCCCCAAGAGGAAAAAAAGAACAAATAGAGCAGCACAGACTTCACCTTAGGAATATCACATTAGATGATTTTGAGCAGATTAAGGAAATAATGGAGTTGGTATATTCCAATGCAGGCGGCGCTTGGACTAAAACTGAGCTCAAGTCAATGCTGAAACACTTTCCAGAAGGGCAGATTGGAATTGAAGACAATGGAAAGCTTGTAGCAGCTGCATTCAGTCTTATTGTAGATTATGCTAAATATGGTGATAATCATACTTATAAGCAGATTACTGGCAATGGAATGCTCACCACACATGATCCGGATGGAGATACTCTTTATGGTATAGATGTTTTTGTTCATCCGGAATATCAAGGATTGAGGTTGGGTAGAAGGCTTTATGATGCGAGAAAAGAGCTATGTGAAAAATTGAATTTGCGTGCTATCATTGCCGGAGGACGTATTCCTGGATATAAGAAAATTTCCAAAAAACTTAGTCCTAAGGAATATATAGATAAGGTAAAAAATAAGGAAATCGTTGACCCCATTTTGACCTTCCAGATGGCTAATGATTTTCACGTTCGTAAAGTAATGGTGAATTACCTTCCGGATGACATTGATTCGAAATCCTATGCAACCTTATTAGAATGGATCAATGTGTATTATGAACCTACAGATAATAAACTCTTTGGCGGTCAGAAATCAATTGTAAGGGTAGGGGTAGTACAATGGATGATGCGTCCGCTTAAAGATTTTAACGATCTAATGCAAAATATGGAGTTCTTTGTAGATACAGTTTCAGGCTATAAAGCTGATTTTGTAATATTCCCAGAGTTTTTCAATGCTCCTTTAATGGCTCAGGCAAATAAAGACAGCGCTGCAGATGCAGTTAGGGTGCTTGCTGGTTACACAGAAGCTGTAAGGGATAAACTCGTTAGTTTTGCTCTTTCTTACAATATAAATATCATTGCCGGTAGTATGCCCCTCCTCCAGGAAGATGGTTTATACAATGTTTCTTATTTATGTAAAAGAGACGGGACCTGGGATGTGCAGTATAAGCTGCACGTCACTCCAGACGAAGCCAGCTATTGGGGAATGAAAGGCGGAAATGAATTGAAAGTATTCGAAACAGATGCAGGGAAAGTCGGAATATTGATCTGTTATGATGTTGAGTTTCCGGAGCTGTCAAGAATATTGGCTGAAGAAGGTATTAATATTCTTTTTGTTCCGTTCTGGACAGATACCAAGAATTCCTTTCTTAGAGTGAGCCGTTGTGCTCAGGCCAGAGCAATTGAAAATGAGTGTTATGTTGCTATTTCAGGAAGTGTTGGAAACCTTCCGGGTGTTGAAAATATGGATATTCAATATGCTCAATCGGCCGTATTTTCACCTTCAGATTTCTCATTTCCGCATGATGCCATTATAGCGGAAGCGACAACAAATTCGGAAACAACGCTGGTAGTCGATTTGGATACTGACCTCTTGAAAAAGATCAGAACGTCCGGAACTGTTCGGAATTTGCAAAACAGAAGGAGCGATTTGTACAAGGTATCCTGGTTAAAAAAATAA